Part of the Candidatus Vogelbacteria bacterium genome, ACCACCAAAATTACTTCATCCACTTCTGGTGGCAAAGACTCTAGTTTATGTTCAATTAAATTTTTGTCACCGAACTTAAGCATCGGTTTGGGTATCATATCAGTCAAATCACCCATCCGTATTCCCCGCCCCGCGGCCAAAATAACTACCTGCATAACAGATTAAACAATTAAACCACCGGGTTGAGAGCAGTTCGACCCTCTAATACTTCAATAATATTGTTGGCTGCAATTTCCGACATAGCATCACGAGCTTCTTCAGTGGCCGAAGCAATGTGGGGAGTTAAAACGACATTAGGTAAATCTTTAAGACCTTGAACAAGTTCAGGCTCAAATTCAAATACGTCCAATCCCGCCCCCCGAATCTGGCCGGCTTTTAAGGTGGTCACCAAAGCTTGCTCATCAATCACTGGACCGCGTGAAGTATTAACCAAAACAGCTGTCGACTTCATAAGAGCCAATCTTTCAGCGTTAATCAAATGTTTAGTGGAATCTAACAGTGGTACATGAACACTAACCACATCGGAAATTTTCATCACCTCGTCGACAGTTTGATAAAAAACAGCACCATAATTTTTTTCTAACTCTTCATTTCGAGCCACGTCATAGTAGGCCACCTTCATATCAAATCCTTTGACCGCGTGATGAACCACCCTTGAACCAATCCGACCAGTCCCAACAATCCCTAACGTTTTACCTTTAAGTTCTGTGCCTAATAAAAGCATTGGGGCCCAACCTGTGTACTGACCCGCCCGCACAAAATCATCTGCCTCAACTAGTCTTTTGGTAGTAGAGAAGATTAGCGCCATAGCAAACTCGGCTACTGCATCAGTCAAAACTCCAGGAGTATTTGTGATCACCACCCCTTTTTCCTTGGCGTCAGCTAAAACGACATTATCAAAACCAACTGCATAATTGGCAAAAATTTTAGCTGTTGGTACTGCTTCAAACACCTCTTTATCTATCTTGTCTGTCAAAAGAGACAGGACCGCATCATATGGTTTATTTTTTAGAACGGTCAATAATTCCTCTCTAGTTAAAACCCCTTCCTTAGAGCTGACATCAACTTCATATCCCTTACTTCTCAATAAATCGATTCCTTTGGCTGGAATTTGTCTGGTTACAAAAACAATTGGCATAAAAAATTATTGGTTAAAAAGTTTTAATCTTTCGCTGGTCACTTTTTCAATTGCTTGGACAGCTGGTTTTAATATTTTGTATGGAGCCACTTCATCTGGAAATTCTTGCAATGACAATCTAAGCGCATCACGATACGCCACGCGTACTTCAGTATTAATGTGAACAATCGCCACTCCCGCCTTAATGGCATTGGTAAAATCTTCATTAACAGTCCCTGATCCGCCATGAAGTACCAGTGGAACATTGGTTGATTGATAAATTTTACTCACTCGGTCAATATCCAGCCGAGGATCATGGGTAGCTTTTAACATTCCATGAACATTTCCCACCGCCGGAGCAAGAAGATCTACTCCAGTTTTCTCGACAAACTCTTGAGCCTGTTCTGGTGTGGTCAAACCTTCCCCCGAAGTGACTACATCCTCAGGAATCTCGTCCAGCAACTTGGAAGATGTGCCGATATAACCAAGTTCTCCCTCAACAATCATGTTTGGATTTTTACTTTTGGCGTACTCTACACATTTTTTGGTGAAGGCCACATTTTCTTCAAAAGACATTTTACTGCCATCAATAGTCACTGCGTCATAGCCAGCATCCACCACTTCTTGAACTCGCTCAAAAGTATAAGTATGATCGGCATTTAAGAAAACCGGGTAGTTAAACTCTTGTTTTAAAGTATCAACCAAAGCTTTCACTTGCTTAACACCAATAAAATCTCGTTCCCCTTCGGATACCCCAATAATGACCGGAACATTTAGGGCCTGAGCCGCTCTAAAAACCCCCCACAAACCCTCTGTATTAGAAATATTAAAGTGTCCAATCGCTACTTTTTGAGCCTGCGCCTCGCCAATTACCTCGCGTAAAGTTTTCATGCTACAATTCTACCATGTCTAAATTTGATTTTATAGCTATCGGCGACATTACCACCGACGTCTTTATCAGAATTAAAGAAGCTCACGTTAACTGCCAAATAGACCGTCAAAATTGCCAGATTTGTATGCGTTTTGGCGATAAAATACCTTATGAGTCGGCCACAGTGGTATCAGCGGTGGGTAATAGTCCTAATGCTACCGTCTCAGCCACTCGACTAGGCTTATCTTCAGCTGTGGTGACCAACATTGGTGAAGATGAGCACGGCCGAGAAGACCTAGCTACTTTGAAAAAAAATGGGGTCGAAACTTCGTTAGTAAAAGTAAATCCTGGAAAAAGTTCTAACTATCATTACGTTCTCTGGTACGAAGATGACCGCACTATTTTGATCAAGCACGAAGAATTTGATTACGAATTACCAACCTTTGAGCCACCTCGTTTTATTTATCTCAGTTCGTTAGGTGAAAATTCTCTCCCTTTCCATCACACTATTGCCGAATACATAAAAAATCACCCAGAGACTAAACTAGTTTTTCAGCCAGGTACTTTTCAGATAAAACTGGGAGCGGAAACTTTGAAAGATATTTATGCAGTAACGGAAATATTTTTCTGCAACGTTGAGGAGGCCAGAAGAATTATCGACGCCCCGGAAGATACTGTAGCTGATTTACTATCAAAAGTTCACGAACTAGGGCCAAAAATTGTAGTCATTACCGACGGACCCAAAGGAGCTTACTGTTTCGATGGTACCACTAAATTGTTTATGCCTATTTATCCCGATCCAAAACCACCTCTCGAACGAACTGGCGCCGGCGACTCTTTCGCTAGCACTTTCACCGCCATGATCGCTTTGGGCAAATCAGTTGAAGAAGCTCTCACTCTGGCGCCGATCAACTCCATGAATGTCGTTCAGCATGTCGGCGCTCAAGCTGGTTTACTAACAATGGAACAAATTCAAGATTGGCTTACCAAAGCTCCAGCTGACTATAAAGCGCAAATAATCTAACAAAAAATACCCAAGCAGTTGGGTATTTTTTGTTAGACAATTTTACAAAAATCTTATTTTCTGCAAACTTTTTTGACCGCTTCAACAATATCATCAACACTCATACCATAGTGATCGATTAGTTCTGGCTGAGTACCGGATTGCCCAAATTGATCATGAACACCCAAACGAACAACTGTCATTGGTTTTTTCTCGGACAATAGTTCAGCTACCGCACTACCTAGACCGCCAGCAATTTGATGCTCTTCGACTGTCACCACTTTTCCGGCTTCGGTCGCGACACGTAAAATAGTTTCTTCATCTAATGGTTTGATTGTGTGGACATTGGTCACAGTCACAGATATTTTCTGTTCGGCCAATTTTTTAGCCGCCGCCAGAGCATTAAATACCATCGGCCCACAGGCCATGATCGCTACCTGAGCACTATCACCGCGCCACAACATGTTGGCTTTACCGAGCACAAACGGCGTGGCTTCGGTAGTGATAACCGGCGTCTTTTCGCGCGCTAAACGTAAGTAGGCTGGTCTAGTAGTTTGAGCGATCGCTAGAGTGGCTTTCTTGGCTTCAATAGCATCACAAGGCACTACCACATCCATATTAGGAACAACCCGCATAATAGCGATATCCTCGATCGCTTGGTGAGTCCCTCCATCAGGACCAACTGACACTCCAGCGTGAGAACCAACTATTTTTACCGGTTGATTATTGTAAGCAATCGTCGTTCGAATCTGCTCCCAATTGCGCCCAGGAGAAAACATGGCATAAGAAGTGATAAAAGGGATTTTACCCATAGCGGCCATACCAGAAGCCACGGCAGCGAGATTTTGCTCAGCTACTCCCATCTCTACAAATCTAGTTGGAAATTCTTTGGCAAATAAATGTGTTTGCGTTGATTCAGTTAGATCGGCACACAAAGCCACTATTCGTTTATCCAACTTCCCCGCCTCCAACAAACCTTCGCCATAGCCTTTGCGCACCGGTGATTGTTCCACGGCCAGGTCAAATAATTTCGGATTTAGTTTTTGCAAGTTGTTAATCATTGTATGTCCTCACTACCAGATAATAAGTATGTTTCTCGTTCTTTTATTTTACCATGATGATCAAAAGAAAAAATATCTACAAAAGAAGTTATCCGATAATCTATAAAATTGAAATCTCCTTGGACAACCACTACTTCAGAATTACCAAGAATTTTGTTTATCGTATGACTACCTTTAATAGTTCTTGTATTAGCGTAGAAATTTAAAAACTCTTTTTTTCCTTTAATAACCAATCCCGCTCGATTATAGACAATATCATCACTAAATAGATCTGTTAATTCTTCAAATTTATTTTGATCTACTAAACTATAATATTTTTTTATATTGTCTGTGTGCATTTTTCAGTAAGCGAGCGTTATTCATGTTCGCTTTTAATTTTTCCCCACAGAGTTCTCAATTCTTTTAACGCCTTCTCCCCTTCTTCTTTATTTGGTGGTTTACCATGCCATTCGTAGCGACGCTCAAATTCGGCTACCCCTTTACCAGGAATCGTGTGTGCAATAATCATCGTCGGCTTACCAAACACCGCTTTCGCTTGCCCCACCGCATCAACAATTTCTTCAAAGTTATGACCATCAATTTCGATCACATGCCAATTGAACGCCCGCCATTTATCAGCCAATGGTTCCACCGGCATAATATCTTCCGTAAAACCATCAATCTGAATATTATTTCGATCGATAATGGCAATGAGATTATGAAAACCATGTTTACCAGCCAGCATCGCCGCTTCCCAAGTGTTACCACAGTCTAGTTCCCCATCGGACATCAAACAATAAAAAAATCGATCACTGGCTGTGCCTTTGTCTATTTTATCCGCCAAAGCCATACCGACTGTTTGCGATAGCCCAGAACCAAGCGGACCAGAGCTGGTCTCAATACCTGGCAAATACTCTCGATGGGGGTGACCTTGGAGTCGGGAGCCGAACTTACGCAGAGTTTTCAATTCTTCCAGTGGAAAATAGCCAGCATGGGCCATGGTGGCATAGAGAACCGGACAGATATGACCATTAGATAAAACCAAACGATCTCGATCAGCCCAGGTCGGATTCTTGGGATCGTGTTTTAGAATATGAAAATATAAAGCAGTAAAAATATCCGCCATCCCCAAAGGTCCAGCGGTATGGCCAGAACCGGCCACCATCAACATCTCAATAATAGAGCGACGAATTAAGTTCGCCTTTTCCTCTAGGATTTTTATTTTGTCTTCGTGAAAATGTTCCACTTTAAATATGAAGAATTTAGTCCTTGAGCAAAATATTGCGCAAGGCCGACGGGCCGAGCATAACAAAATTTCAGCAGAAATTTATGTGTGTTTTGCGAAAGGAGCTAAATTCGAAATTATAACTTCAAAAACTCTTGCAAAGCACCAGTGTGATCTTGGGCTTGCCAGATACCAGAACCAACCACTAAAATATCCGCACCAGCCTCGAGACATTGTTTCCCTGTCTCCATCGTCACTCCACCGTCAATCTGTATTGTAGCATTTGGTGACATTTCACGTAAGGTTTTTATCCTCTCTAAAACTTGAGAATTAAATAGTTGGCCATGATAACCAATTTTTTCTACTCCCATCAGCTGGATAAAATCTATTCTGTTTAAATAAGGCTGAATCTTCTCTAGTGGCGTATCAAATAAAACAGCTAGGCCAAGTTTGGTACTGTGTGGTTCAAGTGAGGCAAAGATATTTTCCAAATGCTCG contains:
- a CDS encoding transketolase family protein — translated: MINNLQKLNPKLFDLAVEQSPVRKGYGEGLLEAGKLDKRIVALCADLTESTQTHLFAKEFPTRFVEMGVAEQNLAAVASGMAAMGKIPFITSYAMFSPGRNWEQIRTTIAYNNQPVKIVGSHAGVSVGPDGGTHQAIEDIAIMRVVPNMDVVVPCDAIEAKKATLAIAQTTRPAYLRLAREKTPVITTEATPFVLGKANMLWRGDSAQVAIMACGPMVFNALAAAKKLAEQKISVTVTNVHTIKPLDEETILRVATEAGKVVTVEEHQIAGGLGSAVAELLSEKKPMTVVRLGVHDQFGQSGTQPELIDHYGMSVDDIVEAVKKVCRK
- a CDS encoding nuclear transport factor 2 family protein encodes the protein MHTDNIKKYYSLVDQNKFEELTDLFSDDIVYNRAGLVIKGKKEFLNFYANTRTIKGSHTINKILGNSEVVVVQGDFNFIDYRITSFVDIFSFDHHGKIKERETYLLSGSEDIQ
- a CDS encoding D-glycerate dehydrogenase — its product is MPIVFVTRQIPAKGIDLLRSKGYEVDVSSKEGVLTREELLTVLKNKPYDAVLSLLTDKIDKEVFEAVPTAKIFANYAVGFDNVVLADAKEKGVVITNTPGVLTDAVAEFAMALIFSTTKRLVEADDFVRAGQYTGWAPMLLLGTELKGKTLGIVGTGRIGSRVVHHAVKGFDMKVAYYDVARNEELEKNYGAVFYQTVDEVMKISDVVSVHVPLLDSTKHLINAERLALMKSTAVLVNTSRGPVIDEQALVTTLKAGQIRGAGLDVFEFEPELVQGLKDLPNVVLTPHIASATEEARDAMSEIAANNIIEVLEGRTALNPVV
- a CDS encoding transketolase, giving the protein MEHFHEDKIKILEEKANLIRRSIIEMLMVAGSGHTAGPLGMADIFTALYFHILKHDPKNPTWADRDRLVLSNGHICPVLYATMAHAGYFPLEELKTLRKFGSRLQGHPHREYLPGIETSSGPLGSGLSQTVGMALADKIDKGTASDRFFYCLMSDGELDCGNTWEAAMLAGKHGFHNLIAIIDRNNIQIDGFTEDIMPVEPLADKWRAFNWHVIEIDGHNFEEIVDAVGQAKAVFGKPTMIIAHTIPGKGVAEFERRYEWHGKPPNKEEGEKALKELRTLWGKIKSEHE
- a CDS encoding class II fructose-bisphosphate aldolase; its protein translation is MKTLREVIGEAQAQKVAIGHFNISNTEGLWGVFRAAQALNVPVIIGVSEGERDFIGVKQVKALVDTLKQEFNYPVFLNADHTYTFERVQEVVDAGYDAVTIDGSKMSFEENVAFTKKCVEYAKSKNPNMIVEGELGYIGTSSKLLDEIPEDVVTSGEGLTTPEQAQEFVEKTGVDLLAPAVGNVHGMLKATHDPRLDIDRVSKIYQSTNVPLVLHGGSGTVNEDFTNAIKAGVAIVHINTEVRVAYRDALRLSLQEFPDEVAPYKILKPAVQAIEKVTSERLKLFNQ
- a CDS encoding carbohydrate kinase family protein, translating into MSKFDFIAIGDITTDVFIRIKEAHVNCQIDRQNCQICMRFGDKIPYESATVVSAVGNSPNATVSATRLGLSSAVVTNIGEDEHGREDLATLKKNGVETSLVKVNPGKSSNYHYVLWYEDDRTILIKHEEFDYELPTFEPPRFIYLSSLGENSLPFHHTIAEYIKNHPETKLVFQPGTFQIKLGAETLKDIYAVTEIFFCNVEEARRIIDAPEDTVADLLSKVHELGPKIVVITDGPKGAYCFDGTTKLFMPIYPDPKPPLERTGAGDSFASTFTAMIALGKSVEEALTLAPINSMNVVQHVGAQAGLLTMEQIQDWLTKAPADYKAQII